In the Rhodopirellula bahusiensis genome, one interval contains:
- a CDS encoding anti-sigma factor, with product MNCNETQDLLSAFYDDELSVDVRVAVAEHLQGCQSCARALTEYEQLSGAFSGAAAPPVPPGVWGQIVRGLDADNATESVGRAKPSLAVAPAVELASGANADRSPNPRWSRAMYQRLAIAASMLLVFGLSVWISRHDSMSDMDQGHSKEFVATMDHYLRALPENPDAAEQFLLDKYDGKVVAPDEAVHLVGYRPAVADGLPQGYSLASTSVLKMPCCTCVKAVCKRQDGSTLVLFEHDDEEVDWFGDRASSMAMCGDKECCLVDLDSSIAATWREGPRSVTAVGVKDQEEVTALVDWFKRS from the coding sequence ATGAACTGTAACGAAACTCAAGATTTGCTCTCGGCGTTTTACGACGACGAGCTGTCGGTCGATGTGCGCGTTGCCGTTGCGGAACATTTGCAGGGCTGTCAGTCATGCGCGAGGGCGTTGACTGAGTACGAGCAGCTGAGTGGTGCTTTCTCAGGTGCCGCCGCCCCACCGGTTCCGCCGGGCGTTTGGGGGCAAATTGTTCGCGGACTTGACGCGGACAACGCGACAGAGAGCGTTGGCCGGGCAAAGCCCTCGTTAGCAGTTGCCCCTGCTGTTGAGTTGGCCTCCGGTGCAAATGCGGATCGCTCGCCAAATCCGCGTTGGAGTCGGGCGATGTATCAGCGTCTCGCGATCGCCGCTTCGATGCTCCTTGTGTTTGGCTTAAGCGTTTGGATATCACGTCACGATTCGATGTCCGACATGGATCAGGGGCACAGCAAGGAATTCGTCGCGACAATGGATCACTACCTGCGGGCGCTTCCGGAGAATCCTGATGCGGCGGAACAATTCTTGCTGGATAAATACGATGGCAAAGTGGTCGCTCCGGATGAGGCCGTCCACCTGGTCGGTTATCGGCCGGCCGTTGCAGACGGCTTGCCACAGGGCTATTCCCTCGCATCGACAAGTGTTTTGAAGATGCCGTGCTGCACTTGTGTGAAGGCGGTGTGCAAACGTCAGGATGGTTCAACGTTGGTTCTGTTTGAACACGACGACGAAGAGGTTGACTGGTTTGGGGACCGAGCCTCCAGCATGGCGATGTGCGGTGATAAGGAGTGTTGTCTAGTCGATCTCGATTCAAGCATCGCAGCGACATGGCGAGAGGGCCCACGGAGTGTGACGGCTGTCGGCGTGAAGGACCAAGAAGAAGTCACGGCACTGGTCGATTGGTTTAAGAGGAGTTGA